In the genome of Agromyces sp. Leaf222, one region contains:
- a CDS encoding MaoC family dehydratase N-terminal domain-containing protein: MPVNPELQGRVFPPAEPYLVGREKVREFARAVFATHPINHDTEAAQAAGYADVVAPPTFAVVVQEHTLAQLLAEPDAGIDFSRVVHGDQRFTSTRPIVAGDLLTATLTVASVKTLGPHSMVTAETNVTDAAGEHVVTATSTLVVRGDE; this comes from the coding sequence GTGCCAGTGAACCCCGAGCTGCAGGGGCGGGTCTTCCCGCCGGCCGAGCCGTACCTCGTCGGTCGTGAGAAGGTGCGCGAGTTCGCGCGCGCCGTGTTCGCGACGCATCCGATCAACCATGACACCGAAGCCGCGCAGGCGGCGGGCTACGCCGACGTCGTCGCGCCGCCCACGTTCGCGGTCGTCGTGCAGGAGCACACGCTCGCGCAGCTGCTCGCCGAGCCCGACGCCGGCATCGACTTCAGCCGCGTCGTGCACGGCGACCAGCGCTTCACGTCGACCCGTCCGATCGTCGCGGGCGACCTGCTCACCGCGACGCTCACGGTGGCGAGCGTGAAGACGCTCGGCCCGCACTCGATGGTCACCGCAGAGACGAACGTGACGGATGCCGCGGGCGAGCACGTCGTGACCGCGACCTCCACGCTCGTGGTGCGAGGTGATGAGTGA
- a CDS encoding MaoC family dehydratase, whose product MAAASATPSFDRLAVGDVVAEREFALTRDSLVRYAGASGDFNPIHYRDDVAASVGLPGVLAHGMLTMGFAVQPVVDWAGDPGRVLDYQVRFTRPVVVDPAFGATVSVSAKVGQLDADARAARIDLTVTFDGATVLGKAQVRVVLG is encoded by the coding sequence ATGGCCGCCGCGTCCGCAACGCCCTCGTTCGATCGGCTCGCCGTCGGCGACGTCGTGGCCGAGCGCGAGTTCGCGCTGACCCGCGACTCGCTCGTGCGCTACGCCGGGGCATCCGGCGACTTCAACCCGATCCACTACCGCGACGACGTCGCCGCCTCGGTCGGCCTGCCCGGCGTGCTCGCGCACGGCATGCTCACCATGGGCTTCGCGGTGCAGCCCGTCGTCGACTGGGCCGGCGACCCCGGCCGGGTGCTCGACTACCAGGTGCGCTTCACGCGGCCCGTGGTCGTCGACCCCGCCTTCGGCGCGACCGTGAGCGTCAGCGCCAAGGTCGGCCAGCTCGACGCCGACGCGCGCGCAGCCCGCATCGACCTCACCGTCACGTTCGACGGCGCGACCGTGCTCGGCAAGGCGCAGGTCCGCGTCGTCCTCGGCTGA
- a CDS encoding UDP-N-acetylmuramate dehydrogenase, producing the protein MGDSEMTSPEAVPGATEPTEPTFAELTTLRVGGPIRRLVTVTTQRDLVDAAAHAWSDVEPWMALGGGSNLLIGDEGFDGTVIRIATKGIEVLRGSEADGEPGAEPGAEPDTSTVHLRVQAGEVWDDLVAWTVDKGYSGIEALSGIPGSVGAAPVQNIGAYGQELESTLVAIEFLDEGADRPRRMTAAELELGYRTSVLKQGLSGIVVSIELALHDTAAERAVLGEALGQAVAYAQLAGALHVDLGDRVPIARVRESVLALRASKGMVLDPDDRDSVSAGSFFTNPIVGEHAARSLPGDAPRWYVEPEVADEVVPLANALEESPLEQFLAHQASLETSESVTDAAATEPSVKLSAAWLIERSGIGRGFALPGSRAAISSKHTLALTNRGGATAEEIAELARYVRNRVQAEFGILLHPEPVVVGLEL; encoded by the coding sequence ATGGGCGACTCCGAGATGACGTCACCCGAGGCCGTGCCGGGCGCGACCGAACCGACCGAACCGACCTTCGCCGAGCTCACGACGCTGCGCGTCGGCGGCCCGATCCGGCGCCTCGTCACCGTGACGACGCAGCGCGACCTCGTCGACGCCGCCGCCCACGCGTGGAGCGACGTCGAACCGTGGATGGCGCTCGGCGGCGGCTCGAACCTCCTCATCGGCGACGAGGGGTTCGACGGCACCGTCATCCGCATCGCGACGAAGGGCATCGAGGTGCTGCGCGGGTCCGAAGCCGACGGCGAGCCCGGCGCGGAGCCCGGCGCGGAGCCCGACACCTCGACCGTGCACCTGCGCGTGCAGGCCGGCGAGGTCTGGGACGACCTCGTCGCCTGGACCGTCGACAAGGGGTACTCGGGCATCGAGGCGCTGTCGGGAATTCCGGGCAGCGTCGGCGCCGCGCCCGTGCAGAACATCGGCGCCTACGGCCAGGAGCTCGAGTCGACGCTCGTCGCGATCGAGTTCCTCGACGAGGGCGCCGACCGTCCCCGCCGCATGACCGCCGCCGAGCTCGAGCTCGGCTACCGCACCTCGGTGCTGAAGCAGGGGCTGAGCGGCATCGTCGTCTCGATCGAGCTCGCGCTGCACGACACGGCCGCCGAGCGCGCCGTGCTCGGCGAGGCGCTCGGCCAGGCCGTCGCCTACGCGCAGCTCGCCGGGGCGCTGCACGTCGACCTCGGCGACCGCGTGCCGATCGCCCGCGTGCGCGAGAGCGTGCTCGCCCTGCGCGCCTCGAAGGGCATGGTGCTCGACCCCGACGACCGCGACTCGGTGAGCGCCGGATCCTTCTTCACCAACCCCATCGTCGGCGAGCATGCGGCCAGGTCGCTGCCGGGCGATGCACCGCGCTGGTACGTCGAGCCCGAGGTCGCCGACGAGGTCGTGCCCCTCGCGAACGCCCTCGAGGAGTCGCCGCTCGAGCAGTTCCTCGCGCACCAGGCGTCGCTCGAGACATCCGAATCGGTGACGGATGCCGCGGCGACCGAACCGAGCGTGAAGCTGTCGGCCGCGTGGCTCATCGAGCGCTCGGGCATCGGCCGCGGGTTCGCCCTGCCCGGATCGCGCGCCGCGATCTCGTCGAAGCACACGCTCGCCCTCACGAACCGCGGGGGAGCGACGGCCGAGGAGATCGCCGAGCTGGCGCGCTACGTGCGCAACCGCGTGCAGGCCGAGTTCGGCATCCTGCTGCATCCCGAGCCGGTGGTCGTCGGGCTCGAGCTGTAG